The DNA region gaaataacaacaaaagatggtGAAGAAACAGGTAGAGGAAGAAGTGGAGGCTAGAgagttttttctctcttttcttaccctttttttcccttttttttttgtcaCCTCTTTTTTTAACCGTAATAATAATCTTTTTGAGTTATTGTTACTACATTAAGGTTTTCTTCTTTTGGGGGGTGGGTCGATAGAATTTtatgataaattgaaaaaaaaaatgacctAGGATGGAAGTAATGGATGAGCGGATGCATAGGAAAATAGAATGGACTAACTATTACAAAGATTAAACCACTAAGCTTCGGCTCTAAAACCAATAATCTAAACCAAATCAACCCTTCAAATCACACAAAAGATTGAGACAAATTGATAAATTGAAGCAAATAACTATCACACAAAGATAAAATATCCTCACACCAATATTGGAAAAGTGAAACTTTTCCAGACTAGATCTTAAACAAACTAGAAAATAAATagttcacataagaaaaatatgcaagataataattgaaaatataattatccttaattaattaacaaaaagagaaaatatgataattCTAGATTACTAAAcgataaaaaaaacaaatttaaaatttaattataaatgtgCTAATGAATTATTCTCTATCTTTTCTTTAATTGAAGATGTGTCAATCTCAAAATATTCTCTAACTTCTAATTTTGTTGAAGCTGAGAAACTCTCAACTCTCAAAGCAACCACTAACTGCCACAATGATTCAAGTCCAACTAAAATAAAATGTAGCATAAGCTAAGCTGCTATAGAAAATGTACCAATTATCAAAGTGACCAGCCCATTGTTGACATGTAAGCATGTAAATTCAGACTTGAAAGATTAGAAAAATTACTAAGTTAATATTCCAGtagaaaaacaaataaattatACAAATTTTTAGCCATATGAATACATAAGAAAGTGCTACTGAATTTTCCTATAGCATACCTTGTTTAATTGGAGCCACTTGTTTATACATTCAGGATGGTATTTATGCTTGCAAGAAAGCACCACTAAAGAATCACCATCTTCATATTCTAGCCGGCATATAGCACATCTGTCGAAATCATTTAATTGTCCCACAAAGGATAACATTTTAACAAACCATGTATTGGCCAACAATACTATAAGCCTGTGGGATATGTGCATACTGCTCAGCGTTGTCATCTTGCATATTTTCTGCCTTGTAACTTCTGGAAGGCAGAGCAGCAATTGTATCAGAAGAAAGGCCTCTGTTTTCAGTTCCAACTACTTCACCTAGGGCAACCAATTCCTGAACAAGAGAGATCAAAGACAAGATTTAATGATATTCTAAAAGATGAGCCAAGTCTTTTGGCTAAAAGATTTACCTCATATGAGTATTCATCTGGATCAAGTTCTTGCCAAGCATTCTGAGTGAGAAGATATAATATATAAGATGACATCGGAACTTTGTGATTCTAACTTCCATTGATCTAGGATTTGACAGTTTTGATGTACAATTAACAATTTTGATAAGAACATGCAATTCACTGAATTGGCCTTCAAATCTTAAAGCATGCATCTGGACTTTGACCTTCTTTTACATTTATTCATAGCGTTTACAAAAGTAAAGAAACCAATATAATGACATATTTTTGCCTTCTTCATTTGTGACAATTTCTGATAAATTAGCATCTAGTGCAATATAAATACCAAGAATCCATGACAAATTGTTTCCTTTTTTCCATCGCCTGATTGATGACTTTTATCTTCATAAAGGTCAGTCAAAAACATCAAATTGGAAACAAAAGATAAAATTATGACCAATAGAAGAGCAGATAGGCTAGGTTCATGTTAGAAGGAGCTCATCACTTGACAGTCCATCAATTTTTACTGGTCAGTGGATCTCCCTCGGTTCAGGCATACAAATCCAGCaaccattaaaattattttaccaaTCAAAACAAAGTGGGCCAATCATTGTTTATGCATGGATGACAAGAACATCCTATATCAGAAATCAAACATGGACCTCAGCAGAAAATGTTCTGAATGTGTTCACCAGATTTTGTAATGAACATCTGAGCAAAGCATAATTTGATTGAGGTTAAAAATTCAAAGTTGCTAATTATTGATGAGGTGCAAGACACCTTTTTGGCACGTTGAGGTCACTCAAATAAGGCAAGTATCCAAATTGATAGACTTTCAAGCAAATTCCTTCAGTTTGGCCTTCAAATcacatttttctatttttggtAAAATTTTGTATTAGTAATAAATTGGCCTAGAAAAATCAAAATTCGATTTCCTTATTGTTTAGGcatgatattatatttttattttgttaaatatgAACTGTCCATTTTGGGAAATATTTTCCGAATTCAATTATTGTATCAGTTGatgattaaataaaattattccaAGTGTTATAATATTTTTGAGATTTTCCTGGCTATTAACATCAGTTGGTATCAAAGTTCATCTATGCTTCCTACAATATGTCGCCTAGAAAAGATTCGAGTTGTACCACTGAAAGGAATTTATAACACTGACCAAATTGCAGAACTTGTGGTGCAactcaaacaaatgcaacaagaGATGCAACAACAATTTAACATGCTCACGACACAACTTGGAAATCTGAATAGGTATCCAAGTCCACAACATATGGAGGAGGGACTTGTGATAGAGGAGGAGCACCTTTGGTAAGGCAGCTCTGACGACCTAAACGGAGACCagcaatttaatttttcaaagacGTGATGATAATCGATGATGAGAGGACGATGAGAGGTTGGGATTCACATTAATATTCCTAAATTTCATAGCAACCTACAACCTGAGAAGTTTTTAGATTGGATTGCTAAATTATATACTGGATTCAAGAGGTTCCAAAAGATCGTAGGGTGCAATTAGTGGCGACCCAGTTCAGGAGGCATGCCAGTCCATGGTGACAACTGAACAAACTTCAACATTTAAGGAGAGCCAAGCTACAAAAACATATGCGAGGAGTGTTCCTTTCTCATCTATCACTTGCTTGCTAGACACATAGATTCTGATGATTAGTTATTCGATATATCAAGGGTTTGCAACAAAATATTCAAGATTCTCTTAACCTATTCGACACCATATCTGTTTCTGAGACATACAAGAAAGCATTACAAATAGAGCAGAGATCCGATCACATATAAATAATAGAATATTCTAGCCAAGGGAGGGTATTAGATCAATGCAGTAATAGTGGCACAGGAAGCAATTCAACTCCGATTACCCTACTAATTACCAACCAACAACCCAAAAGCAATATGTATCGTGGTTGTGGTGATCCAGAACATTGGGTACAAGACTGTAAAACGGTTGGCAAGAGGCCTTCGCTGATGATGGGCATGCATAAAAAAATTATAGGCACAGATAAGGATGTTCATGATAAGAACAAAGGCAATAATGATAATGTAAGGGAAGAGGAGTATGTGAGTGATAACATAGGTCCATTATTGGTGATGCGGCAAACTTATCTTATACTAAAGGGGCCTAATAATGAATGGTTGTGAACCAAGATCTTTCAATCAACAAGCATATTTAATGGGTGTGCATATCTGTGATTGATTTAGGAAGTTGTAAAAATGTGATTTCTAAAGAATTAATACAAAAATTGAGTATCAAGACTAAAGATCGCCCCGAGCCTTACACACTTGCTTGGTTGCAAAAGGGAAATAAGGTAAAAGTATCTAAATAAgctttgatttcagtttctattGGAACAAATTACAAACGGGTTTGGTGTGATGTGGTAATCATGAATACATGTCACTTACTATATTAGAGAGACCATGGCAATATGACAGGCAGGTTCATCATGATGGATGAAATAAAACGTACAATTTTATGTTTCAATCAGAAAAGATAGTGGTGTTGTTGCCCACAAAGAGTCTTTTAGTCATAAACCAAGGGTCAATCTATAATCTTTGCAAAAATTCGAAGATGAGACTGAAGAATCTGGCATAGTCTTGGTAGAGGAATTTTCTAAGATTTTTACCTCCATTGCAAGACATTCAATATCAGATCCATTTACTTCCCCCACCCAACAAAGTTTGTATTCATGGGAAGGTTGAGAATTTTGTCACTGGATTACAAGTTCATACTAACTTGTTATAATCCTTGTATAAAGCTGCAATGGACTAGAACTATCGACATGTGGAGATCGATGTGGTAGACTATGTGGGTTGTCTTAACTAAGGATCATTTTCCTGTGGTGGAGTATAATAAGTTATCCATGCGCAAGATCGGGCTAGTGTTGATTATTGAAAAGATTAATCCCAATGCATATCGTTTGAAGTTGACAAGTCATATCCGAATGCACAACCTCTTTAATGTTAAGCATTTAATTCTTTATGTTGAAGGGAAGCCTTAACACAATGATAAAGTTATTGTCATGTGATCTTGTGGTCATGGGTTCGAATTGTGGAAACAATCTCTTGTAATGTAAGGTAAAGGTTGTATATAATAGACCCAATGTGATCTAAGGACCCTTTTATTTGATTCCTTATGTTGGTGATTTGTAATTTGATGAGGATGGCATTCGAGGACGAATTCCTTCCATCCTAGGTAGAATAATGTGGTGCAAGATGCCTTTTAACATGTTGGGATAACCCCGCGGCAAGATAAGGCAAGTATCCAAATTGACAGATTTTCAAGCAAATTCCTTTAGTTCGTCCTTCAAATTCACAGTTTtctatttttgataaaattttgtaTTAGAAATAAATGGACCTAGGAATTGAAATTTGATTGTGATTTGATTTCCTTATTCTTAATTTAGGcatgatattatatttttatttcattaaatATGTAGTTCCAATTTGGGAAATATTTCTTAGATTCAATTATTATAGTTCATTCTGTAAATACATGCGTagtttcttaaaattattttgagagttttattatattatatttttgagATTTCTTAGCTATTCTATGTGAATCAACACGTtaattctattttctatttttttagatTTACTTAACTATTTTGTGTGAATCAACAGTTAATCTTTGTTATCATAGTCTTCCACCACATCATCTATgataactcttttgtgaatttcCTTATAGTTCATTGGGTTAACAATATCCCAAGATAAACTTCTAATTAGAGTTCTTATAACACTAGCAGGCCTTAAATCGAAGCCTATTTGTAACTCTAGTCAGTTTATCATATAGCTAGGATAGGGGCTAAGTAGAACAGAATAttgttttaatttgttaaatactGGTGTAGGTCAAAGACTTTTAAACCTTCGATGATATATTTGGATTAAGAGCACCCCTTTTTACTAAATCATCAAAAGGTCACCTCTTTTTATCCATTATCAATTGTCTTCCCTAAATATCCTTCTAAACCATCTTGCGCAAAAAAATATATTGGTTGGGCAATCGGTCTAACACGCACACTAAATtagttataaattaaaaataaacacaTAATTATAAAaagtaattataataataaaaaaaataaagtaatattaaatttatttttcctcaAATTTTCAGTTTGAATATATAGATTAACTTAAGGAGACCATTAAAGTCAATCATGCTTTAAAAGTGACCAaaactgtaaaaaaaaaaaaaaaaacatgagttTATATATCAGATTCAAAATTTGAGCAAAAAGTGGTCTACATCATTTTTGGACCAAATCTGTTAGATGACGCTTTTTGGTTTGAATATGGATAAAATTAAATAGTCATAGCCTCGAAAAGTACATCAatatatttaaattcaaattttgaactgAAAATGACCTTTTGGATTAAAAAAGCTACATGAGTTTGGTCATTTTAAAAGCATGGATGTACTCTTATAGCATCATAAAGTAGATTGATAtattcaaatttgaaatttgagcaTAAAATGACTATGCAACAATTTTGGTTAACATTACTACAtagccttttttaatttttttttaatttataatatttaaaatttatttatttatttaattttataattcttATAATAAAGGGTGCACGAAGCCCCGCCATTACAGGTAGGACCACATTGGGTGAATTTACCGTCTTATCTTACATTTTACAAGAGATTGTTTCCATGACTCGAACCCGTGACTTTAAAGTCACATGGCAGCAACTTgctccaaggctccccttcatatagtaatttttaaaaattatattgctttgttttttataattttttaaaatatatattttttgattttttttaatttacttcaTCTTGTAGTTTTGATCCATTAGATAAGTTTGCTTAGGTGTAGGCATTAAATCAATTGACCAATTGGTATGATATTTTGGACAAGGAAATTAGAGGGGTATTTAAGATAGAAAAAAGTAGTTGGGGCCTTCTTTTGATAATAAATCAAAATGGCATACTCCTTTGACAATTCTATAAAAAAGGACGTCCCTATGATTTGTACCCTAAACATAATATACTCAAAAAATCTCTCCCATCCAGCATGCTCTCATATACAGTTGGGAGCACTTAACAGTTAATTTGTTCTCTAATAGAGTGCATGTGAACTCTATTTGAGGCAGAATCGTCAACCGTTGTTGTAAATAACTTGGCAAAGATTGATTGTAGTTCTCTTTGGAAGTAGTGGTGAATTCCTTTTGCTATCCTGGAAGTAATGGTCAAATACCCCTTCAACTGCTTTGTCTTCTAACTGAATAAATTAGATTTTTCACATAGTTTCTACCCCTGGCTTTTTGTCTAATTACTCTCTTCTTATACAACTACCAGAGTTAAACAGAGGATGAGACAAGAAGACCTCTCCGCCTACTCATGTATTTGGGTAGCCAAATTTCTTAGGTTGTGATACATCAAGCAAGCAAATAGAAAGTCATATTTCCATCAGGATTTAAATCTCAAGTTACCTCTTCTATGCTGACTCCTAGTAAACTTAATAAAATGGTTGGACATCTACACCAAAAGGGAAATCTCAAAAAAGACCAACACGTTAGGAGTGCCAATAATACTAACATATAGTCATAGAAGGAAACAATGACCAAAGGAGACCTGTTTTGTTGTTCGAAGTATCATAGGTTTAAATGAGTGAAGAAATCAGGTACTTCCAAGAGGAGACAATCAAGCACACACTTGTGAATTACTTCCACGGTCACCAATAGATATGAAGCAGTGATTTAAATGTTTATAAGGGTAAATATTTAAAGAACATGGCGTTCTTTTTTATTAATTCTTTGAATTCGCTCCGGTTCAATTTGATCACCTGTCCTTAGACGCAACTCGAGTCGGAAACGAATTCAAGGGattaaaactcaggtttgatgaTGGAAATGGAGAATAGGTGGAGTGTGAAGGTGCACCAGAGATCTTGTGATCCATTTTTTATTAATTAgaagatgatttataatataattataattggatcatgttcataatttaattataattgatTGTAATCCTTTTATATTCATCTTCtcattcaaattataatttaggtCAAGTTATAATTTGGATTAGGATGGATGGTCAGAAGTCGTCAGTGATGGACGGATAGTCAGATTGTCAAACGTCAAGTGAGAGCGGCCTCTGACCATCTATCCAGATCTaaactataacttaaataaaaaaataaatttaaaacaaattataATATAATTATGGTTGAATTATGATCATGATTAACTATAATTATATTGTATATCATGATTTTGATCTACTGAAAATATCTAACTAGAGGCGTTCATGACTAATGACCGGAGTCAGAATTTGGATGACTGGATATGTGGTTTTTATGATcatatcaaatataattaattttgataatcCGATGATCGGAGGGTTTCTGTCCATCGCATTCCCGATCCAGATAAATCGATTTTGTCatttactaatttagatttcTGGCACCTAGAACCGTGCTAGTTGACCAAAAAGTCAAAAAAATTGACTTTTCGAAATAAATTCTAAGTagataagtttaatttaaatcctTATAAGTTGATTCTGTTAATgaaagtttaaatttaagtacctaaaaagaattataaaataattttttgaaataatttttaaaatatttttgaaatgtccCATACTTATTTCCAACATAAGTGCATCACTGTCTATGAGACAAAAGACTTCAATAGATTGGTCACTTAGTTTTTAATTTGTTTATGAAAAGTATGTTTCAATAAATTATTGACTTTAAGTGATTGTTTGGATCTAGACTCAGTAcatttaatcctaatatatttaTGAGATACGATGATATTTTTATGATAATCTAGTTGTCTGGGCTTTGGATTCAATTTAATCTTAGAGGTAGACGATCCGATCACATAGATCAATCATCagacaaatttaaaaaatgtgaGCAAGCCCTCACCTAGTAGCCAACATCTTAGATTTGTCATCCCATAAGAGAAAATTATCTTACAGTACATTATAGCTAGGATTTAAATTGTGAATGCTTAGAAAACTAATTAAATCTCTTGTCATTGGACTATAATTCGGGGGGCAATGACTAACTAAATCTATAAGTGCATACAGTCTACGATAAATTATAAGTTAAGTTCATTTCTAATTAAAGAAACTATAGAAATTAACATGCGAAAGAGTCTAATATAAGTTTCATCCTAGTTGATGTAAAAATATACAATTAAGTTGCACTCCACAATCCCCATACATTGGAGGCTTATTTGTCAAATAGtttctaactcctaggtttgaATATGAGTTACCATGAGTTGAAACTACAGAAGAATTCGAGCTAGCATGGGTTGAATTAATGATATAAACATGTTGATTAAAAAGAATTTCTTTGTACTTGATTAACTAAGTATAATTTAGGAATCCAAGTCATTCTACATTTAGCGTGGTTATGCCCATTTCTACTCAACAAAGACAAGTATGAAGCATGATTTTATCTTGACTAAACCCAAGTTTGGTCATTACATAGCTTATTAAGACACGAACATCATGTTTAAATACTTGGATTATTACGTGAATTTGCTCAACATTGACTTCAACTCGTCAACTTTGTTTTAAAGttgaaattctcttcctcaagttttgatACTTGAGTTAATGTTCTATCTTGAATCTCCTTAGTTAATAAGTCAAAGTTAGTCTTCTCCTTAAAGTCTTTAATATCCTTAAAAAGAGACTTGACTTTAGACTTGTATTTAGCTAATGACTTAGTTAAATAAGTGATGGCAAAGTATAACTTTTCGATTTAAGGGCTCATTAGTAGGCTCATCTGAGTCACTAACCAAACCTTGACTTGACTATGATGTTCACTCAAAATTGGGTTTGAACTTGAATATGGATGCTTCTTTGGTTGCCACCAGGTTTACTTGATTTGAGTCGAAGACTCATCCCAAGTAGTTTTCaatgtcttcttttttttttcttgaatttttctaATTCTTGTAGAAGAGGACAATCCGCCTTAAAGTGTCCTTTTTGCACTCGAGACGCTGAGAATATAAATTTGATCCTTATTTGGATCTCCTTTATGATCTTTTGGAGAACTTTTTTCAAATCATCCTCTTAACGATATTTGCAACTTCTAAAGATAGATCATCTTCGTCAATTAAAGGTTCAGACTCGAACTCTGATTCGGTCTTCTCTTTGGGTTTAGGTTTTGACTTAAACTTTGGCTTTACTTCAACTCCAATCGTACTTACAATCAAagttatacctttctcctttCGAATAAAGTTTGTTTGTTCATACAATCCAAAGTCACAAaggaattcatctaacttaattaaagacaaatccttagacacTTTCCACCAAAGATGCTCACAAggttttgttaggatgtatactaaaagtctagcttttggtataaacatttatctagaaataagaatcacattggtcaaatgtctacatttatgataaatatagttgttcaattaatttatattgtagataacatggtgtgtggtgtcacacacagaggatcatgttatcagtaccttataaattataaacagtagctcacgaccaagatggaaaggaacaaatcattggaaggtcgtagtgtaattaggtattagtttatcttaactatataattacactagtacacttagagtgtattgactatgaccattagaggtcgtttcttttatactgactttataaaggaacaaagacctcagttattatggaagtgtgtgctcttaatcttaatataataacaagcacatatatttgatatttatttctttaatttatcaatgggtgagatttagttcgataaatcaataagtccgataagttgggaaatgatatcacttatagtgtgtgttgttgcttatagaaggaaactgtgtcctagtaatctaggttgagaatgcccccaagaggagctcataaggattgtcatgttaaaccctgcaggtggacttagtccgacatgacgataaggttgagcggtactactcttggactaagatattaattaaatgagttgtcagtaactcacttaattagtggacattcgacatcttaaacacagggagactaacacactcataataagaaggagcccaaaaatgtaatttgggattggtgcagtagttcaataatagttctctagtggaatgaattattattgataaaattaagttgtgtgttcaggccgaacacgggatgcttaattttatcgggagaccaaaaccaattcctcctctcagtccctattgtagcatcttaattatagagtactatacccaccttcttacccatcctataggggccggctaagctagcttggag from Zingiber officinale cultivar Zhangliang chromosome 4B, Zo_v1.1, whole genome shotgun sequence includes:
- the LOC121978224 gene encoding E3 ubiquitin ligase BIG BROTHER-related-like, with amino-acid sequence MSSYILYLLTQNAWQELDPDEYSYEELVALGEVVGTENRGLSSDTIAALPSRSYKAENMQDDNAEQCAICRLEYEDGDSLVVLSCKHKYHPECINKWLQLNKVCPICNAQVSTPENK